One genomic region from Diabrotica undecimpunctata isolate CICGRU chromosome 9, icDiaUnde3, whole genome shotgun sequence encodes:
- the LOC140449674 gene encoding uncharacterized protein — protein sequence MFMVATYFQNGENFSLGEVRGVKADKSGRESYGDAAVGWVQVKRNNMICTVRAKITPEHNVKKKQYAVSCEINEETEEVLDLKCYDCAASLGGCKHQIAFLMWLHRRSEEPSKTEVTCYWAKSKLSKVGTSIKYLTLKDFGAPEELSSDEDSNQFLQEVIDMGIKNQSESQLLQHFKDDNIKKIGIFQLLLKFISTEQTTYSEFVEFCSNSMSEHICSEAAIKTSTQSDSSLWFELRYGRITASKLYDAAHCKKCDGAFVEQILGVSKFKATSAMNRGKQLEESMIKCVQKVFQIKLNRIGLQLNPKFPIFGASPDAICEEYIVEIKCPQTNKTVANYLTKDNKITAKYNAQVQLQMFMFAKKKCLFCVADPEFENNSNFNYTWVDYDENHLESLMTAAESFWMHNIFPRLLKSVDKK from the exons ATGTTTATGGTAGCCACATATTTTCAAAACGGTGAAAATTTTTCCCTGGGAGAAGTTCGGGGAGTTAAAGCAGATAA ATCTGGCAGAGAATCATATGGAGATGCAGCTGTAGGATGGGTTCAAGTAAAAAGAAATAACATGATCTGTACTGTAAGGGCAAAAATAACACCTGAACATAATGTTAAGAAAAAACAGTATGCTGTAAGTTGTGAAATTAATGAAGAAACCGAGGAAGTACTTGATCTAAAGTGTTATGATTGTGCTGCTTCATTAG GTGGGTGCAAGCATCAAATAGCTTTTCTGATGTGGTTGCACAGAAGAAGTGAAGAACCGTCAAAAACAGAAGTGACTTGCTATTGGGCCAAAAGTAAACTATCAAAAGTTGGTAcaagtataaaatatttaacactTAAAGACTTTGGGGCCCCAGAGGAGTTAAGCTCAGATGAAGATAGTAACCAGTTCCTTCAAGAAGTAATAGACATGGGCATTAAAAACCAGTCTGAGAGCCAGTTATTGCAACATTTTAAAgatgataatataaaaaaaatagggaTATTCCAGCTgctgttaaaatttatttctacagAACAGACCACATATAGTGAGTTTGTTGAATTTTGTTCAAATAGTATGAGTGAGCACATATGCTCAGAAGCTGCCATCAAAACTAGCACACAGTCCGATAGCAGTTTATGGTTCGAGTTACGATATGGCAGAATAACGGCATCAAAACTTTATGATGCAGCTCACTGTAAAAAATGCGATGGGGCATTTGTTGAACAAATACTTGGGGTCTCAAAATTTAAAGCAACTTCTGCAATGAATAGGGGTAAACAGTTGGAAGAAAGTATGATAAAATGTGTGCAAAaagtatttcaaataaaattaaaccgTATTGGCTTACAGTTAAACCCCAAATTTCCAATTTTTGGCGCTTCACCTGATGCCATATGTGAGGAATATATTGTGGAAATAAAATGTCCTCAGACTAATAAAACTGTAGCTAATTATTTAACAAAGGACAATAAAATAACTGCTAAATATAATGCACAAGTTCAACTTCAAATGTTTATGTTTGCtaaaaaaaagtgtttattttgtgtTGCTGATCCAGAATTTGAAAATAATTCTAATTTCAATTATACATGGGTGGACTATGATGAAAATCATTTGGAGAGTTTGATGACAGCTGCTGAAAGTTTTTGGATGCATAATATTTTTCCCCGTTTATTAAAATCTGTAGATAAAAAATAA
- the LOC140451137 gene encoding uncharacterized protein, with protein sequence MDLLSVTDEPFSDTSIENCQFHSYQPYNSASPNYNDEVRIIITDFDALTAPSNSYIYIEGQLLTDKNQVPTKFKFINNAIAYLFREIRYELNGVNVDSVRNLGLVSTIKNYLSLNDNTSKLLINAGWCPNEKDRILTDDKGNFNLFIPLRLWLGIFEDFTKIIMGMRQELVLIRDKDDIDAVLSTDETEHPKIKLLKLSWHVPHVTPSISQQIILNKILNSNNELPIKFRSWELIEYPALPNSTRHTWPVKTSTKLESPRHVIIALQDGRKGNLLKDLSQFDHCNLRNIRVFLNSNRYPYNDLELDFDSNRFATLYEMFANFQESYYHLTSNQPLLTPQEFKEKAPIVHIDCSRQPEVLQSGSVTLRIEFETTKPIGTNISAYCLILHEKEFYYNPLTKIVRQV encoded by the coding sequence ATGGATTTATTAAGTGTTACCGATGAGCCCTTTAGTGATACATCAATCGAAAACTGCCAATTTCATAGTTATCAACCGTACAATTCAGCATCTCCTAACTACAATGATGAGGTCAGAATAATAATAACAGATTTTGACGCCCTTACTGCGCCCAGTAATAGCTATATTTACATTGAAGGTCAATTACTGACCGACAAAAATCAAGTTCCAACaaaattcaaatttattaataacgctATTGCCTACTTGTTTCGAGAAATTCGATATGAATTAAACGGGGTAAATGTAGATTCCGTACGAAATCTGGGCTTAGTTTctactattaaaaattatttgtcaTTAAACGATAATACATCTAAACTTTTAATTAACGCAGGGTGGTGTCCAAATGAAAAAGACCGCATTCTAACTGATGACAaaggaaattttaatttatttattccgCTCAGACTTTGGTTGGGAATATTtgaagattttacaaaaattattatggGAATGAGACAAGAATTGGTACTGATTCGAGATAAAGATGACATAGACGCAGTATTATCAACAGATGAGACAGAACATCCAAAGATAAAGCTGTTAAAGCTATCATGGCATGTTCCTCACGTTACTCCTTCGATTTCTCAAcagattatattaaataaaatcctCAATAGTAATAATGAGCTACCCATTAAATTTAGAAGCTGGGAGCTAATCGAATACCCTGCTTTGCCAAATTCCACGAGACATACGTGGCCTGTCAAAACATCTACTAAATTAGAAAGCCCGAGGCATGTTATTATTGCATTACAAGACGGAAGAAAAGGAAATTTGTTAAAGGACCTGAGTCAATTTGATCATTGTAACCTGAGAAATATTCGTGTTTTTCTAAATTCTAACAGATATCCGTACAATGATCTGGAGCTAGATTTTGACAGTAACCGCTTTGCTACTTTATATGAAATGTTTGCAAATTTTCAAGAATCTTATTATCATCTAACAAGTAATCAACCATTATTAACTCCACAAGAATTTAAGGAAAAAGCACCCATAGTACATATCGATTGCTCTCGTCAGCCTGAAGTTCTTCAAAGTGGATCTGTTACTCTGAGAATTGAATTTGAAACTACTAAGCCAATAGGTACTAATATCTCAGCGTACTGTCTCATTTTACATGAGAAAGAATTTTATTACAACCCGCTAACAAAGATTGTAAGACAAGTATAA